The uncultured Hyphomonas sp. genome includes a window with the following:
- a CDS encoding site-specific integrase — MESQKKTGDTAPTSDTGLTRRKTVRINDQFVKALQPPPKGNRIVFDDRLTGFGVRITANSSIAFILNYSLKGRERRMTIGQYPTFTVLAARKEAEQLKGQIARGIDPLERRQADNKAPTVEDMWKRYEAQYLPKLADRSQSDQRAMFTKSILPAIGRKKVEDVTFNDCEALHRKITKDRPTRANRVIEVLRRNFNLAIKWGWLERNPASGIERNPEPKRERYLSSSEIEALLCALDKHKEKTSCDAIKFILLTGCRRGEALSATWDQFDTNLRIWTKPAATTKQRRLHRVPVSSAVSALLNKRRSVQTSKYVFEGGDGAALTDIKRTWAAVTKIAGIQNARIHDLRHTFASIAVSNGQSLPVVGAMLGHTQPQTTARYAHLFDEALFSAAQVVAARIIER, encoded by the coding sequence ATGGAAAGCCAGAAAAAGACAGGGGATACAGCCCCAACTTCTGACACTGGTCTGACACGGCGAAAAACCGTGCGCATAAACGATCAGTTCGTGAAAGCTCTTCAACCGCCACCGAAGGGCAACCGCATCGTCTTCGATGATCGCCTGACAGGCTTCGGTGTTCGCATCACGGCCAACAGCAGTATCGCGTTTATTCTGAACTATTCGCTCAAGGGTCGAGAGCGCCGAATGACCATCGGCCAATATCCCACCTTTACCGTCCTTGCTGCTCGCAAAGAGGCGGAACAGCTTAAAGGGCAAATAGCGCGCGGCATCGATCCTTTGGAACGCAGGCAGGCAGACAACAAGGCTCCGACCGTGGAGGACATGTGGAAGCGGTATGAGGCCCAGTACCTGCCGAAGCTGGCCGACCGCAGCCAATCAGACCAAAGGGCGATGTTCACAAAATCGATCCTACCTGCAATCGGCAGGAAGAAAGTCGAGGATGTCACTTTCAACGATTGCGAAGCGCTGCATCGTAAGATCACCAAGGATCGACCTACCCGAGCTAATCGCGTGATTGAGGTGCTTCGACGGAATTTCAATCTGGCGATCAAGTGGGGATGGTTGGAGCGCAACCCAGCCAGCGGAATAGAACGCAATCCCGAGCCGAAGCGCGAAAGGTATCTGTCATCCTCCGAGATAGAGGCGCTGTTGTGTGCCCTCGATAAGCACAAAGAAAAGACCTCATGCGACGCCATCAAGTTCATTCTGCTTACCGGTTGTCGTCGAGGAGAGGCGCTTAGCGCTACTTGGGACCAGTTCGACACAAACCTAAGAATATGGACGAAACCGGCAGCAACGACGAAGCAGCGCCGATTGCATCGAGTGCCCGTGTCTTCAGCGGTCAGCGCGCTACTAAATAAGCGCCGAAGCGTTCAAACATCAAAATACGTTTTTGAAGGAGGAGATGGCGCCGCACTCACAGACATCAAACGCACTTGGGCGGCGGTGACGAAAATTGCCGGAATACAGAATGCACGTATTCACGACCTGCGACACACGTTCGCCAGTATTGCAGTGTCAAACGGACAATCGCTTCCCGTAGTCGGCGCAATGCTTGGGCATACCCAACCACAGACCACGGCCAGATACGCACACTTGTTCGATGAAGCACTGTTTTCAGCTGCGCAAGTGGTAGCAGCCAGAATAATAGAGCGGTAG